The Eurosta solidaginis isolate ZX-2024a chromosome 4, ASM4086904v1, whole genome shotgun sequence genome includes a window with the following:
- the LOC137248822 gene encoding putative nuclease HARBI1, protein MCNCKCKWLLSSSDVQVHLENERNGEEALHRKILRDHSNPLDVPESAFVSSYRVSKKAFIMLLNIAAPHIKHTSLPTTLQMAATLRFLAEGGFQKAVGKDSYIAMGRSTVSKVLKEVLRIFEKYLCPRWIKLRMTESELTQSKQHFQQHFGIPGVIGCIDGTHIQITKPNKDHSIFYNRKGYFSMNAMIICDYNMVIRSVDGRHPGSSHDALIWSVSKANDSFQRRYENGERGSWLLGDAGYPLQPFLLTPFRNPLANRAEHTFNQKHCSGRNIVERTIGVLKSRFRCLARTLQYQPEKVVQIINVCYALHNICIHYKVQEIVDVDIENQEDALAEEIFNDSILYDEAALIRENIASHLHRNS, encoded by the exons ATGTGTAATTGTAAGTGCAAGTGGTTGTTGTCATCGTCGGACGTCCAAGTGCATCTCG AAAATGAGAGAAATGGAGAAGAAGCTCTTCATAGAAAGATACTCCGTGACCACTCAAATCCATTAGATGTGCCGGAATCTGC TTTCGTGTCCAGCTATCGTGTTAGCAAAAAAGCATTCATTATGCTCTTAAATATTGCTGCGCCACATATAAAGCACACTTCGCTTCCAACGACACTGCAAATGGCTGCAACATTGCGATTTTTAGCCGAAGGTGGCTTCCAAAAAGCTGTGGGTAAGGATAGCTACATCGCTATGGGGCGAAGCACGGTATCAAAGGTGTTAAAAGAAGTGCTGCGTATTTTTGAAAAATACTTGTGTCCCCGGTGGATTAAGTTGCGAATGACAGAAAGCGAACTGACTCAATCGAAGCAACATTTTCAGCAACACTTTGGGATTCCTGGAGTAATTGGCTGCATAGACGGGACTCACATACAAATAACTAAACCTAATAAAGATCACAGCATATTTTATAACCGTAAGGGTTATTTTAGCATGAATGCAATGATT atatgtgattacaatatggttATTAGAAGTGTTGATGGTCGTCACCCTGGGTCAAGTCACGATGCTTTGATATGGAGTGTAAGTAAAGCAAATGACTCCTTCCAACGCCGTTATGAGAATGGAGAACGTGGTTCTTGGCTTTTGGGTGATGCCGGATATCCACTTCAGCCATTTCTGCTAACACCGTTCAGAAATCCACTAGCTAACAGAGCAGAGCATACGTTTAACCAAAAACATTGTTCAGGACGCAATATAGTTGAAAGAACTATAGGGGTGTTAAAAAGCCGATTTAGATGTTTAGCTCGTACTCTTCAATACCAACCGGAAAAGGTTGTACAAATAATTAATGTTTGTTATGCTTTACACAACATTTGTATACACTACAAAGTCCAGGAAATCGTAGATGTTGACATAGAAAATCAGGAAGATGCTCTTGCCGAAGAAATATTTAACGATTCTATACTTTATGACGAAGCTGCATTAATTAGAGAAAACATAGCCAGTCACCTTCATAGAAATTCGTGA